CGCGCAATGTATATCAGCAGTATATGGAAGAGTACGGCGAGGCGGCGGAGGCTTACAATGGAATCGTGCTGTGCGAGCTTGCGGACGGAAACTATGACGCGGCAATCTCGTCGGCGGAGACGGGGCTGGCGCTGGAGGCGGACGAGAGCACAAAGCGGGACCTTCTTTATAATGAAATCGTTGCCTATGAGCGCAAGGGAGACTTTGCGACGGCAAAGACGGTAGCGGCACAGTTTGCAGAGCTGTATCCGGATGATGAAGAGGGAAAGAAAGAATACGATTTTCTGAGTACAAGATAAGGAGCGTTTCATGACAGGCATAGAGATTTCAACACCCGAAGAGCGGGTTATTCTGCTGGGGGTCAGTGTGACGGACGCAGACGGGGCAAAGCAGTCTCTGGACGAGCTGGAGGAGCTGGCGAAGACGGCGGGAGCGGTTACGGTCGGAAAAATGCTCCAGAACCGTGAACAGATACATCCGGGCACTTACATCGGCAGGGGGAAAATAGAAGAAGTAAAACAGATGGCATATGCGCTGGAGGCGGATGCCGTCATCTGCGATGACGAGCTGTCGCCCGCCCAGCTTCACAATCTGCAGCAGGAGCTGGATATGAAGGTACTGGACCGGACGCTGATTATTCTGGATATTTTTGCGGCGCGCGCCTCCACCAGCGAGGGAAAAATCCAGGTGGAGCTGGCGCAGCTCAAATACCGGCAGGCGCGTCTGGTGGGACTGCGCAATTCCCTGTCCCGCCTTGGCGGCGGCATCGGCACCAGAGGTCCCGGTGAGAAAAAGCTGGAGATGGACCGCCGCCTGATCAAAGACCGCATCGCACAGCTTAACCGGGAATTGTCAGAGGTGAAGCGGCACCGCGAGGTGACAAGAAGCAGGCGGATGAGGCAGCAGACACCGGTGGCGGCGATTGTCGGCTATACCAACGCGGGCAAGTCGACGCTGCTGAACACACTCACCGGCTCGCAGGTGATGGAGGAGGATAAGCTGTTCGCCACGCTCGACCCGACGACACGCGTGCTGGAGCTGCCCTCCGGGCAGGAAATGCTGCTGACAGATACGGTCGGTTTTATCCGGAAGCTGCCGCATCATCTGATTGATGCGTTCCGCAGTACGCTGGAGGAAGCGAAATATGCGGATATCATTCTGCATGTGGTGGATGCCTCCAATCCGCAGGCGGAGCAGCAGATGGCGGTGGTGTATGAGACGCTGGAGAACCTCGGCGTTTCCGGAAAGACCGTGATTACGCTTTTTAACAAACAGGACAAAACGCTGACGGGGGAGACCCTGCGCGACAGCAGGGCAGACCGGGTGATTCCGGTGTCTGCAAAATATGGCAGCCGTCTGGAAGAACTGAAGGCGGTGCTGGAGGAAATCCTCAATGAGCGGAATGTGCTGATTGAGCGGCTGTATTCCTATAGCGACGCCGGTCTGATACAGCTCATCCGCAGGCACGGGCAGCTTCTTCAGGAGGAATACCGTGCGGACGGCATTTATGTGCGCGCTTATGTGCCGATGGAAATATACGGCGCAGTATCGCCCTAGAGAGATGCGAATTGTACTGATATTCGCAGCACTCCACTCACATGCGCAGTCGTCGCCTCTTTGAGGCTCCAGTTCCGCTCCTTACGGAGCTAAGACTGCTTATGTGGGTGGAGTGTCTGCTTCGCAGACTTGATGTGGCTATACAGCCAGTCTCTTACATGCAAGCATGACGAGCCTGACTGTATAGCCACATCGGCTGCGAATAGTAACTCTTTAGCCAAAAAATTTTCTTGACAATGGTATCCCCGTCGTCATATAATGCAGATGTAGCTACATTCTACAATTTTTTATTTATTTATGGAGGTACCGAAATGAACAAGGGTACAGTTAAGTGGTTCAACGCAGAAAAGGGTTATGGATTTATCACAGGCGAAGACGGAGCAGATGTATTTGTACATTTCTCAGCTATCCAGGGTGAAGGATTCAAATCTCTGGAAGAAGGTCAGGCTGTTTCTTACGATTTGACAGAAGGCGCTCGCGGAATGCAGGCAGCTAACGTTGTTAAATTATAAATGACAGAGTAATTCCTACTAGCGTAAAAAAGGAGCTGCCGCACAGTTGATGAGGTCAACTGCGGCAGCACTTTTTTGTTGCCAGGCATACGACAAAAACGTCCGCTGGACGTTTTGTGGTTGTCATGCATCCGAAAGGAGCTGCCAGCGGCAGGTCCTGCAGGTTCTATTTGATTTTGATAAACAGCCGTATAGGCGGGGAGACATTATGCCGGATATTATATATGAAGATAAGCAGCTTCTGGTCTGCCGAAAGCCTGCCGGGCTTGCCGTGCAGAACGCTTCGTTTGGCAGGATGGATCTGGAGAGCATGGTGCGCAACTATCTTATGGAAAAGAGCGGAAAGCCGAATCCATACCTTGGCGTGGTACACCGTCTGGACCAGCCGGTGCAGGGACTGCTCGTTTTTGCGAAAACACCGGCTGCTGCGGCAGCTCTGAGCGCCCAGGTACAGGACGGGCGGATGACAAAGGAATATCTTGCCGTCGTCTGTGGAAAGCTGCCGGAAAAAGAGGGAGAGCTGGTTCATTTTCTGAAAAAGGAGCCTGCCGGAAACTGTTCGCGCGCGGTGGGAGAAAAGACGCCGGGCGCAAAACGGGCGGAGCTGTCCTACCGGGTGCTTGCGGAGGCGGACGGACGCGCGCTCGTGCGGATAAAATTGAAGACGGGGCGGCATCATCAGATTCGTGTGCAGATGGTGGCCTGCGGCGCGCCGCTTTACGGGGATGCAAAATACAATCCGGGGGCGCAGCGCGGGGAACGGCTGGCACTGTGCGCGGACAGGCTGTCCTTTGTGCATCCGGCGGGCGGAAAGAGAGTGGAATTTACCTGCCGCCCGGATAATTTTCCGGCTCCCTGGGAAGGCTGAAAGCAGGCGCCGGAACCTGGAAAGACGGGCAGGCTGAAAGTAGGTGCCGGAGCCTGGAAAAATGGGAAGGCTGAAAGCAGGTGCCGGAGCCTGGAAAAACGGGAAGATAGAAAACAGGCAATGGAAATCAGAAAAACGGGAAGACAGAAAATAATACCGGCAAGCTGGCGGGAAGGAGAAAGGGAACGATGATAAAACTGGCGGCATCGGATATAGACGGGACGCTGGTCCCGGAGGGAACAAACGAACTGAATGCGGATATTTATGAGGTGATCCGCAGGCTGCAGGAAAAGGGCGTCCTGTTTGCGGCGGCGAGCGGACGGCATTACAGCAGCATGCGGTATCTCTTCAATGAAATTGCAGACGATATCTTTTTTGTCACCGAAAACGGTTCCTGTGTGCTGAAAAATGACAGGATTATTTCTGTGACTTACATTCCGGCGGAGACGGCGGAAGCGATTGTGCGGTATCTGCACAGCCGCGGCGAGACGGAAATCATTCTCTCCACACCGGAGACGCTCTATACAGAATCTCCGAGAAAGGAGTTCC
This is a stretch of genomic DNA from Marvinbryantia formatexigens DSM 14469. It encodes these proteins:
- a CDS encoding RluA family pseudouridine synthase, encoding MPDIIYEDKQLLVCRKPAGLAVQNASFGRMDLESMVRNYLMEKSGKPNPYLGVVHRLDQPVQGLLVFAKTPAAAAALSAQVQDGRMTKEYLAVVCGKLPEKEGELVHFLKKEPAGNCSRAVGEKTPGAKRAELSYRVLAEADGRALVRIKLKTGRHHQIRVQMVACGAPLYGDAKYNPGAQRGERLALCADRLSFVHPAGGKRVEFTCRPDNFPAPWEG
- a CDS encoding cold-shock protein, producing MNKGTVKWFNAEKGYGFITGEDGADVFVHFSAIQGEGFKSLEEGQAVSYDLTEGARGMQAANVVKL
- the hflX gene encoding GTPase HflX, which codes for MTGIEISTPEERVILLGVSVTDADGAKQSLDELEELAKTAGAVTVGKMLQNREQIHPGTYIGRGKIEEVKQMAYALEADAVICDDELSPAQLHNLQQELDMKVLDRTLIILDIFAARASTSEGKIQVELAQLKYRQARLVGLRNSLSRLGGGIGTRGPGEKKLEMDRRLIKDRIAQLNRELSEVKRHREVTRSRRMRQQTPVAAIVGYTNAGKSTLLNTLTGSQVMEEDKLFATLDPTTRVLELPSGQEMLLTDTVGFIRKLPHHLIDAFRSTLEEAKYADIILHVVDASNPQAEQQMAVVYETLENLGVSGKTVITLFNKQDKTLTGETLRDSRADRVIPVSAKYGSRLEELKAVLEEILNERNVLIERLYSYSDAGLIQLIRRHGQLLQEEYRADGIYVRAYVPMEIYGAVSP